Proteins encoded together in one Rhizobacter sp. J219 window:
- a CDS encoding YncE family protein has translation MSAQKRFRGFGGLRSRLAAMLAAPLVLLGAVQAQAAITFDSGPVRPVAMSPDGRKLFAVNTPNNTLEVFNVGTTGSLSLAARIPVGLEPVAVAARNNDEVWVVNHLSDSVSVVTLAGVPRVTRTLLVGDEPRDIVFAANGRAFITTAHRGQHRTDSSISGVPGAGDPQLTTPGVGRADVWVFDSASLGSTFGGTPLRIMTFFSDTPRALALSPDRNTVYVAAFKSGNQTTVVPADYLCADFATTPCVRKGITVPGGQLGPATNYEGHRAPEVGLIVKFDNSRRRWLDAAGRDWTAAVGFNMPDLDVFSVDANALTQRSAIPHVGTTLFNMVTNPVTGKLYVSNTEAMNHLRFEGSGAFGGSTVQGQIAKTRITVVNGTTATPRHLNKHIDYSKLAGQAGFDPTAKDHSLSTPLDMVVSRDGRTLYVAAFGSSKIGVFDTATLEADTFNPRTQSARYITVSGGGPSGLVLDETRNRLYVTTRFDNAVKVIDLATNREIAATSMPNPEPSDVITGRPMLYDANRTSGNGESACAACHTFGGKDELAWDLGDPNGKVEKNPIPINLNPEIGIVTFKIAHLNGTKVADDFHPMKGPMTTQTLQGLTNSGAMHWRGDRSNGFFGVDGYIGSADNNMKRAAYGDNEVLNFRNFIVALGGLLGKPTPTSGPTPEDVSIMDRFTAFQLQVQLPPNPVRALNNSLNASQQRGRDIYFGPRNLDGSIRPFDGLPGLQPLADLRGTGRASFTCEGCHKIDSANGRFGTQGESNFEGETQIFKVPHLRDLYTKVGMFGTKDLNTVRIPGAPFQGDQIRGFGYIHDGSMDTLFRFLNLFQFNDPLIQFDRMHRGTSSELTAFALMSTSFFQMGFPVDNHRAQSMQRDVEQFLLAIDTDLAPIVGQQVTYSRSTVLSAGARADLLKARAAANFTSKILGGTVKECDLVARAVSNGQPVSYLYRPASGNFANASGAVVSDTTLRMNAIAAGTEVTYTCAVPGTGVQLAFGT, from the coding sequence ATGAGTGCTCAAAAAAGGTTCAGAGGATTCGGCGGCTTGCGATCGCGCCTCGCGGCGATGCTCGCAGCGCCGCTGGTGCTGCTTGGCGCCGTGCAGGCCCAGGCCGCGATCACGTTCGACAGCGGCCCGGTGCGGCCGGTCGCGATGTCGCCCGACGGGCGCAAGCTCTTCGCCGTCAACACGCCCAACAACACGCTGGAGGTCTTCAACGTCGGCACGACGGGCAGCCTGAGCCTGGCGGCACGCATTCCCGTCGGCCTGGAGCCGGTGGCGGTGGCCGCGCGCAACAACGACGAGGTCTGGGTGGTGAACCACCTCTCCGACAGCGTCAGCGTGGTCACGCTCGCCGGCGTGCCGCGTGTCACGCGCACGCTGCTGGTGGGCGACGAGCCGCGCGACATCGTCTTCGCCGCCAACGGCCGCGCCTTCATCACCACGGCCCACCGCGGGCAGCACCGCACCGATTCGTCGATCTCCGGCGTGCCCGGTGCCGGTGACCCGCAGCTCACCACGCCCGGCGTCGGCCGTGCCGACGTGTGGGTGTTCGACTCGGCCTCGCTCGGCAGCACCTTCGGCGGCACGCCGCTCCGGATCATGACCTTCTTCTCCGACACGCCGCGTGCGCTGGCGCTGAGCCCCGACAGGAACACGGTCTACGTGGCCGCGTTCAAGTCGGGCAACCAGACGACGGTGGTGCCGGCCGACTACCTGTGCGCCGATTTCGCCACCACGCCCTGCGTGCGCAAGGGCATCACGGTGCCGGGCGGCCAGCTCGGCCCGGCCACCAACTACGAAGGCCACCGCGCGCCCGAGGTGGGCCTGATCGTCAAGTTCGACAACAGCCGCCGCCGCTGGCTCGACGCCGCCGGTCGCGACTGGACGGCCGCGGTCGGCTTCAACATGCCCGACCTCGACGTCTTCTCGGTCGACGCCAACGCGCTCACCCAGCGCAGCGCCATCCCGCACGTGGGCACGACGCTCTTCAACATGGTGACCAACCCGGTGACCGGCAAACTTTACGTGTCGAACACCGAGGCGATGAACCACCTGCGCTTCGAAGGCTCGGGCGCCTTCGGTGGCAGCACGGTGCAGGGCCAGATCGCCAAGACCCGCATCACGGTCGTCAACGGCACCACGGCCACGCCGCGCCACCTCAACAAGCACATCGACTACAGCAAGCTCGCGGGCCAGGCCGGCTTCGACCCGACGGCCAAGGACCACAGCCTCTCGACCCCGCTCGACATGGTGGTGAGCCGCGACGGCCGCACGCTCTACGTGGCCGCCTTCGGCTCCAGCAAGATCGGCGTCTTCGACACCGCCACGCTCGAAGCCGACACCTTCAACCCGCGCACCCAGAGCGCGCGCTACATCACGGTGAGCGGCGGCGGCCCGAGCGGCCTGGTGCTCGACGAGACGCGCAACCGCCTCTACGTCACCACCCGCTTCGACAACGCGGTGAAGGTGATCGACCTCGCCACCAACCGCGAGATCGCGGCGACGAGCATGCCCAACCCCGAGCCGTCGGACGTGATCACCGGGCGCCCGATGCTCTACGACGCCAACCGCACCAGCGGCAACGGCGAATCGGCCTGCGCCGCCTGCCACACCTTCGGCGGCAAGGACGAGTTGGCCTGGGACCTGGGCGACCCGAACGGCAAGGTCGAGAAGAACCCGATCCCGATCAACCTCAACCCCGAGATCGGCATCGTCACCTTCAAGATCGCCCACCTCAACGGCACCAAGGTGGCGGATGACTTCCACCCGATGAAGGGCCCGATGACCACGCAGACGCTGCAGGGCCTCACCAATTCGGGCGCGATGCACTGGCGCGGTGACCGCTCCAACGGCTTCTTCGGCGTCGACGGCTACATCGGCTCGGCCGACAACAACATGAAGCGCGCCGCCTACGGCGACAACGAGGTGCTCAACTTCCGCAACTTCATCGTCGCGCTCGGCGGCCTGCTCGGCAAACCCACGCCGACCAGCGGCCCGACGCCGGAAGACGTGAGCATCATGGACCGCTTCACCGCCTTCCAGCTGCAGGTGCAGCTGCCGCCGAACCCGGTGCGTGCGTTGAACAACTCGCTCAACGCCTCGCAGCAGCGCGGCCGCGACATCTACTTCGGCCCGCGCAACCTCGATGGGTCCATCCGCCCCTTCGACGGCCTGCCCGGCCTGCAGCCGCTGGCCGACCTTCGCGGCACCGGCCGTGCGTCGTTCACCTGCGAGGGCTGCCACAAGATCGATTCGGCCAACGGTCGCTTCGGCACGCAGGGCGAGTCGAACTTCGAAGGCGAGACGCAGATCTTCAAGGTGCCGCACCTGCGCGACCTGTACACCAAGGTCGGCATGTTCGGCACCAAGGACCTGAACACGGTGCGCATCCCCGGTGCGCCGTTCCAGGGCGATCAGATCCGCGGCTTCGGCTACATCCACGACGGGTCGATGGACACGCTGTTCCGCTTCCTGAACCTCTTCCAGTTCAACGACCCGCTGATCCAGTTCGACCGCATGCACCGCGGCACCTCGTCGGAGCTCACCGCTTTCGCGTTGATGTCGACGAGCTTCTTCCAGATGGGCTTCCCCGTCGACAACCACCGGGCGCAATCGATGCAGCGCGACGTGGAGCAGTTCCTGCTCGCGATCGACACCGACCTCGCACCCATCGTCGGCCAGCAGGTGACCTACAGCCGCTCCACAGTGCTGAGCGCCGGGGCGCGGGCCGACCTGCTGAAGGCGCGCGCGGCGGCGAACTTCACGTCGAAGATCCTCGGCGGCACGGTGAAGGAGTGCGACCTGGTGGCGCGTGCGGTGTCCAACGGCCAGCCGGTGAGCTACCTGTACCGGCCGGCCTCGGGCAACTTCGCAAACGCCTCGGGCGCCGTCGTCTCCGACACCACGCTGCGCATGAACGCGATCGCGGCCGGCACCGAGGTGACCTACACCTGTGCGGTGCCGGGCACCGGCGTGCAGCTGGCGTTCGGCACCTGA
- a CDS encoding LuxR C-terminal-related transcriptional regulator gives MCAAKLRPMLLPASAVRRDTLVARIDAASRARLLAVVAPAGSGKTTSLSQWHDSVRAERQVAWLSLDALIVRQARVFTYLHAALQAAGVTLPDALPTADSLGVAMLLDTLDRAPQGLCIVVDGFEALHEHGHGQGVIRAVEYLVLNSPAHVHWIVASRCAPGLCVSQLQLSDQCEVLGARDLAFNAQELATLGHSLHRRTLAETEIASVMATTEGWCAGAKLAFRALGAQATADSFNGAHRSVVRYFDEVLLRDLPAETQRLLVRCAIVDRLNGSLCNALTGDEGGYALLDRLEQSEFFLIPLDEQRQWYRLHALLLGYARDRLAREEPEAIPSLHQKASRWFLAQGLKDEALKHALASNDRAWLVEAMDTCAVDWIREGDPLVVMRWLAHLSTDEIVSRDEICCAYILSLVLAHRLVEARRILYLARNHPGREHNEVVQYRFRVLHRLICGDVFGKQESVEGYLEGDQMPDPFFTGVLIAAQATSLLGRNQFDEARRMALRARDIGVRCVTPYLTSHTETLLCAAEYQQGNLRSAARISARNYAALKSAPQSPAWVNAAVTLACARYERGRLDGARALLLELIPHVAMCSTPWVYCAAHVVLARLKAMEGRFDEAIGLLDVAHSVLDDVGHPRYLAEICYEKVRLGLESNDVALADTTAAGFGLREREGHGEWSAPRRYEEAWARCGFATALLAMQGGEHDRARALLQVIRDSADGAGRIARRMSLDFALAVCHWSAGRDKLAYEVLKRSLTQDHKAGYSRAVFDDVPRFSTFIRSAFAAGKLEIALPAKPFRQWLGLAVQAPVSPQAHQAAGAAAPAVPAREPLTDRELEVLQLLSKGLCNKSISRASGMALNTIKWHLRNLYMKLDATSRTSAVARGRELQLVE, from the coding sequence GTGTGCGCCGCCAAGCTGCGCCCCATGCTCCTGCCGGCCTCGGCCGTGCGCCGCGATACGCTGGTGGCGCGCATCGACGCCGCGTCCCGCGCACGCCTGCTCGCCGTGGTGGCACCGGCCGGCTCGGGAAAGACCACGTCGCTCTCGCAGTGGCACGACAGCGTGCGCGCCGAGCGGCAGGTGGCGTGGCTGTCGCTCGATGCGCTCATCGTCCGGCAGGCTCGCGTTTTCACCTACCTGCATGCGGCGTTGCAGGCGGCCGGCGTGACGCTGCCCGACGCGCTGCCCACCGCCGACTCGCTGGGCGTCGCGATGCTGCTCGACACGCTCGACCGCGCGCCGCAGGGCCTGTGCATCGTGGTCGACGGCTTCGAGGCGCTGCATGAACACGGCCATGGCCAGGGCGTCATCCGCGCCGTCGAATACCTCGTGCTCAACTCGCCGGCCCACGTGCACTGGATCGTGGCGAGCCGCTGCGCGCCGGGCCTGTGCGTGAGCCAGCTGCAGCTGAGCGACCAGTGCGAGGTGCTCGGCGCGCGCGACCTCGCGTTCAACGCACAGGAGCTCGCCACCCTCGGCCACAGCCTGCACCGCCGCACGCTGGCCGAGACCGAGATCGCGAGCGTGATGGCCACCACCGAAGGCTGGTGCGCCGGCGCGAAGCTCGCGTTCCGTGCGCTGGGTGCGCAGGCCACGGCCGACAGCTTCAACGGCGCCCACCGCAGCGTGGTGCGCTATTTCGACGAAGTGCTGTTGAGGGACCTGCCCGCCGAGACGCAGCGCCTGCTGGTGCGCTGCGCCATCGTCGACCGGCTCAACGGCTCGCTGTGCAACGCGCTGACCGGCGACGAAGGCGGCTACGCGCTGCTCGACCGGCTAGAGCAGTCGGAGTTCTTCCTCATTCCGCTCGACGAGCAGCGCCAGTGGTACCGGCTGCATGCGCTGCTGCTCGGCTACGCGCGCGACCGGCTCGCGCGCGAAGAGCCTGAGGCCATTCCTTCGCTGCACCAGAAGGCGAGCCGCTGGTTTCTCGCACAAGGCCTGAAGGACGAAGCGCTCAAGCACGCGTTGGCCTCGAACGACCGCGCCTGGCTGGTGGAGGCGATGGACACCTGCGCCGTCGACTGGATCAGAGAGGGCGACCCGCTCGTGGTGATGCGCTGGCTTGCGCACCTGAGCACCGACGAGATCGTGAGCCGCGACGAGATCTGCTGCGCCTACATCCTGAGCCTCGTGCTCGCGCACCGGCTGGTGGAGGCGCGGCGCATCCTCTACCTCGCGCGCAACCACCCGGGGCGTGAGCACAACGAGGTGGTGCAGTACCGCTTCCGCGTGCTGCACCGGCTGATCTGCGGCGACGTGTTCGGCAAGCAGGAGTCGGTGGAGGGCTACCTCGAAGGCGACCAGATGCCCGACCCCTTCTTCACCGGCGTCCTCATCGCCGCGCAGGCCACCTCGCTGCTCGGCCGCAACCAGTTCGACGAAGCACGCCGCATGGCGCTGCGTGCGCGAGACATCGGCGTGCGCTGCGTGACGCCCTACCTCACCAGCCACACCGAGACGCTGCTCTGCGCCGCCGAGTACCAGCAGGGCAACCTGCGCAGCGCCGCACGCATCTCGGCGCGCAACTACGCCGCGCTCAAGAGCGCACCGCAGTCGCCCGCGTGGGTCAACGCCGCCGTCACGCTCGCCTGCGCGCGCTACGAGCGTGGCCGCCTCGACGGCGCCCGCGCCTTGCTGCTGGAGCTCATCCCCCACGTGGCGATGTGCTCCACGCCGTGGGTGTATTGCGCGGCCCACGTGGTGCTGGCGCGCCTGAAGGCCATGGAAGGCCGCTTCGACGAAGCCATCGGGCTGCTCGACGTGGCGCACAGCGTGCTCGACGACGTAGGCCACCCGCGCTACCTGGCCGAGATCTGCTACGAGAAAGTGCGCCTCGGGCTGGAGTCGAACGATGTGGCGCTGGCCGACACCACTGCCGCGGGCTTCGGCCTGCGCGAGCGTGAAGGGCATGGCGAATGGTCGGCGCCGCGGCGCTACGAAGAGGCGTGGGCGAGATGCGGCTTTGCAACGGCGCTGCTGGCGATGCAGGGCGGCGAGCACGACCGCGCGCGGGCGCTGCTGCAGGTGATCCGCGACAGTGCCGATGGTGCAGGCCGCATCGCGCGGCGAATGTCGCTCGACTTCGCGCTGGCGGTGTGCCACTGGAGCGCCGGGCGCGACAAGCTGGCGTACGAGGTGCTCAAGCGCAGCCTCACGCAGGATCACAAGGCCGGGTACTCACGCGCGGTGTTCGACGACGTGCCGCGGTTCTCGACCTTCATCCGCTCGGCGTTTGCGGCCGGCAAGCTCGAGATCGCATTGCCGGCCAAGCCGTTCCGTCAGTGGCTGGGGCTTGCGGTGCAGGCACCGGTGTCACCGCAGGCGCATCAGGCGGCAGGTGCTGCAGCGCCCGCAGTGCCCGCACGCGAGCCGCTGACCGACCGGGAGCTGGAGGTGCTGCAGCTGCTGTCGAAGGGGCTGTGCAACAAGTCGATCAGCCGGGCCTCGGGGATGGCGCTCAACACCATCAAGTGGCATCTGCGCAATCTGTATATGAAGCTCGATGCGACGAGCAGGACGAGTGCGGTGGCGCGGGGGCGGGAGTTGCAGCTGGTCGAGTGA
- a CDS encoding cytochrome ubiquinol oxidase subunit I: MQYSDVDASRLLFGFTAAYHFLFVPLTIGLAALMAAFEGWSLVTGRPALRRVARFLSWPFVINFVCGVLTGYPLRSQIELHWAGYAHVVQGIVGPVFAFEGQVAPFLFTLVAVVALGWHLKPVWHFLASTALAGVLVVQSTAILMINAWMQWPEGAEFVDGQARIGSVLDLASHPLVVPKVLHTIAGAWVLAGMVVVAICAWFQLRQRHADEARAGLKGAAVFGLVALVVTALAGHWSGERLVSYQPMKFAAIEALWETDGHSADFLVAALPDTVAQRNRFEWAVPGALGWVVDTRETPLQGLKALAQASGAGLPNVGLVFWSFRAMLAAWGLMTVLVLLVIWCAPEPHRPTGRALLWACVAALPLPWIAIEAGWIVCESGRQPWVITGVLTTAQAAGKVPAAEALLHLLLAVELGAVMLWVNVKLHLAHLRRGLSGLQEAPSGLAAASGRRSHRAVLGG, from the coding sequence ATGCAGTACTCGGACGTCGACGCCTCGCGGCTTCTCTTCGGCTTCACCGCGGCCTACCACTTCCTCTTCGTGCCCTTGACCATCGGGCTCGCCGCGCTGATGGCCGCCTTCGAGGGCTGGTCGCTCGTGACGGGCCGGCCGGCGCTGCGCCGCGTGGCGCGCTTTCTCTCGTGGCCTTTCGTCATCAACTTCGTCTGCGGTGTGCTGACGGGCTACCCGCTGCGCTCGCAGATCGAGCTGCACTGGGCCGGCTATGCGCATGTGGTGCAGGGCATCGTCGGGCCGGTGTTCGCCTTCGAAGGCCAGGTGGCGCCGTTTCTCTTCACGCTGGTGGCGGTGGTGGCGCTGGGCTGGCATCTCAAGCCGGTGTGGCACTTCCTCGCAAGCACGGCGCTCGCGGGGGTGCTGGTGGTGCAGTCGACCGCCATCCTGATGATCAACGCATGGATGCAGTGGCCTGAGGGTGCGGAGTTCGTCGACGGCCAGGCGCGCATCGGCTCGGTGCTCGACCTCGCGAGTCACCCGCTGGTGGTGCCCAAGGTGCTGCACACCATCGCGGGCGCGTGGGTGCTGGCGGGCATGGTCGTGGTGGCGATCTGTGCGTGGTTCCAACTGCGGCAGCGCCACGCTGACGAGGCGCGCGCCGGCTTGAAGGGCGCGGCGGTGTTCGGCCTGGTCGCGCTCGTGGTCACGGCGCTCGCGGGGCACTGGAGCGGCGAGCGGCTGGTGAGCTACCAGCCGATGAAGTTCGCCGCGATCGAAGCGCTGTGGGAGACGGACGGGCACAGCGCCGATTTCCTCGTTGCCGCGCTGCCCGACACCGTGGCGCAGCGCAACCGCTTCGAGTGGGCGGTGCCGGGCGCGCTCGGCTGGGTGGTCGACACGCGCGAGACGCCGTTGCAGGGTTTGAAGGCGCTTGCGCAGGCGTCCGGTGCGGGCCTGCCCAACGTGGGCCTGGTGTTCTGGTCGTTCCGCGCGATGCTCGCGGCCTGGGGGCTGATGACGGTGCTGGTGCTGCTCGTGATCTGGTGCGCGCCCGAGCCACATCGCCCCACCGGCCGTGCGCTGCTGTGGGCCTGCGTGGCGGCGCTGCCGCTGCCGTGGATCGCGATCGAGGCCGGCTGGATCGTCTGCGAGTCGGGCCGGCAGCCCTGGGTCATCACCGGCGTGCTGACCACCGCACAGGCCGCCGGCAAGGTGCCGGCCGCCGAGGCCCTGCTGCACCTGCTGCTGGCGGTGGAGCTGGGGGCGGTGATGCTGTGGGTCAACGTCAAGCTGCACCTGGCGCACCTGCGGCGGGGCTTGTCGGGCCTGCAGGAGGCGCCCTCGGGCCTGGCCGCGGCCTCTGGACGAAGGTCACATCGGGCCGTCCTAGGGGGCTGA